DNA from Rhizobacter sp. J219:
CAGGGGTGTGCGGCGCGCCATGTCGGGCCGACCGCGAAATAAAGATTGCTGCACAGCGCCCCGGGGGGAACAAGGGAGGGAGGAGGGAGGAGGAAAACCACCCCGGGATTCCAGCCCGCGAAGCAGGCCGGCTGTGCAGCATAGAACTGGTCGCTACCGGCCCACACTGTGCGCCGGCAAGGGTTTTGAAGCTCTCCTCGGAGCGAAGTTCCCTGAATCTGATGGTGTCTTGGCCCATGCCCCACTCCGGATTGAACTGAGTGGTATGAAATATAACTCATCAGTCTTCATTTTGCATCCAATAGTTTTTCGACTGTTCCGACAAAGGTGCTGCTGTCGGGGGCGGTCATGCTGCCGAAGCTGTGGACGGTCTTCCCGTCGCGAGCGACCACATACTTATGGAAGTTCCAGCGGGGCGCTTCGCCGCTGATCTGCTTGAGGTCCGTGTACAGCGGGTGCCGTTGGGCGCCGGCCGATTCGGCCACCCGCGCCTTGACGAACATCGGGAACTTGACGCCGTAGGTGTTCTCGCAGAACTCGGCGATGGCCTTGTTGTCGCCTGGCTCCTGCGAGAAGTCGTTGGACGGGAAGCCGAGCACCACCAGGCCGCGGTCCTTGTATTTGGTGTGCAGTGCCTCCAGGCCCTTGTACTGGCCGGTGAAGCCGCAAAAGCTCGCGGTGTTGACGATGACGACCACCTTGCCGGCGTACTGGCAAAGGTTCTGCGGCTTTTCGTCCTGGAGGCGCAGCACCTCGCGCTTGAGCAACGGGGGGCAATCGGCGGCTTGGGCGCTGCCGGCCGTCAGGGCCAGCAAGGCCGTCAACAGGGGTCGAAGGGGCATGGCAAGGTCCTCTCGCGGGCGGATGTGAAGCGGCAATGCTGCGCCCATCCGACACCTTACGCACGTCCGGAAAGCCCGGATGCATGCGCGGTCGGCCCGTGGGTGCACACGCCTGTCACATCCGGCCCCCCTAAAATGCCGGTTCTACCTTTGAAAGCTGACCATGCTTTACCCCGAACTTTTCAAGCAGCTCGAAGCCGTGCGCTGGAACATGGACACGGACATCCCCTGGGATCAGTTCGATGGCAGCCAGCTCAGTGAAGAGCAAGCCCAGACCATCAAGATGAACGCGATCACCGAGTGGTCGGCGTTGCCCGCAACCGAGATGTTCCTGCGCGACAACCGCGACGACAGCGACTTCTCGGCCTTCATGAGCGTGTGGTTCTTCGAAGAGCAAAAGCACTCGCTGGTGCTGATGGAATACCTGCGCCGCTTCCGCCCCGACCTCGTGCCGACCGAACAGGAGCTGCATGAAGTGCGCTTCGAGTTCGACCCGGCCCCGGCCCTCGAGACGCTGATGCTGCACTTCTGCGGCGAGATCCGCCTGAACCACTGGTACCGCCGTGCCGCCGAGTGGCACACCGAGCCGGTCATCAAGGCGATCTACGAAACGCTGGCGCGCGACGAGGCCCGCCACGGCGGCGCGTACCTGCGCTACATGAAGCGCGCGTTGCAGAAGTTCGGCGACGAGGCCCGCGCGGCCTTCGCGAAGGTCGGTGTGCTGATGGCGAGCGCCCGCCGCACCGCCCAGGCGCTGCACCCGACCAACCTGCACGTGAACGAGAAGCTCTTCCCGCGCGACACCATCCAGAGCCGCCTGCCCGATCCGAAGTGGCTCGAACAGTGGCTCGACAAGCAGATCCAGTTCGACGCCGTCTGGGAGACCAAGGTCGTCGAGCGCATCCTGCACAACATGAGCCTGCTCATGGAGCGCAGCTTCGCAAGCGTCCAGGAGCTGAACCGCTTCCGCAAGGAAGTGACGGCTGCGGTGGCAGCCAAGGTCGCGGCCGGCAAGCCTCCCGGCCCGTTGCCGGCCTGAGCGTTGACGCCCTGAGACGACAAGGCCCGCTGATGCGGGCCTTGTTTGTTTTCAGCCTTTGGCTTTTTCCTGGTCGGCCTTGCGGTCGGCCGTCACTTTCTGCGCCGACGGGCGTTCGCCGATGAACTTGGTGTACGCGCGGGTGTCGATGCCGGCGGTGGCGAGCAGGTCCTCGCCGTACACCGCCTTGGTCGCCATGCTGACGAGCGGCAGGCTGGGGTAGGCGGCGCAGTCGGCCAGCGTGAAGCTGTCGCCGGCAACGTAGGGCGAGAACTTCGCCAGGCGCTTGAAGCCGGCGATGTTTTTTTCCAGCTGCTTGCGGATGCGGGCCTGGTTGGCCTCGCTCAGCTCGCCGCCGAAGAAGGCCTTGTAGTGCAGCTCGCGGGCGACGAGTTCGAGGTGCAGCTCGATGAAGGTGCAGAGCTCGCGCACCTTGGCGGCCTGCCATGGGTCGGCGGGCACGAGGGAAGGGGTGGGGTAGGCGGCTTCGAGGTAGTCGGCGATGACCTGGCTCTCGCACATCGCACCCTGCGACGTGCGGATGAAGGGCACCTTGCCGAGCGGGCTGTCTTTCAGCACCTCCTCGTCGGTGCGGCCGGTCTTCACCATTTCTTCGGTGAACGGGATGCCCTTTTCGAGCAGCACCAGCTTCACCTTGTTGTAGTAGTTCGAGATGGTCGAGCCGCAGAGCGTGATCATGGGGGTCTCCTCGTGTGATGTGGGAACAGTCTAGGTGCCTGCCGGGCGCGGCGGCTGCCACGCAAGCGACAATCGCGCACCATGAGTGCCACCTTCTTCGACAAGCTGTGCCCCCGCGCCGAGCTGCCCTCGCGCCTGGCGCAACTGCCGCGGCCGATGGTCTTCACCAACGGCGTGTTCGACATCCTGCACCGCGGGCATGTGACCTACCTCGCGCAGGCACGTGCGCTCGGTGGCAGCCTGGTGCTCGGCCTTAACAGCGACGCGTCGGCCCGCCTGCTCGGCAAGGGGCCCGATCGTCCGCTCAATGCCGAGACCGACCGCGCCTGCGTGCTGGCCGCACTCGAAAGCGTGAGTCTGGTGACGCTCTTTGACGAGCAGACGCCGGTGAAGCTCCTGAAGATCGTCAAGCCCGACCTGTACGTGAAGGGCGGCGACTACGACATCGAGACGCTCGCCGAGACGAAGCTCTTGCGCAGCTGGGGCGGCGATGCGCGGGCGATCTCGTTCGTCGACGGCTACTCGACCACCTCGCTGGTCAAGCGCATCCGCGGCTGATCACCTTCCCCGATCACTTCCGGTTCACGAGCACCATGCCGACGGCGACCCCGGCAAGCGCCAGCAGCAGGCGCAACGTGAGCGGCTCCTCGAGCAGCAACACGCCCAACAGCAGCCCGAACACCGGCGTGAGCAGCGTGAAGGCCGCAAGGCGTGTTGCCGGGTAGTGGCGCACCAGCCAGAACCACAGCAGGTAGCTCGCGAACACCACGACCACCGTCTGGTAGGCGAGGGACGCACCGGCCATCACCGACAGCGTGCGAGGCCAGGGCTCCCCGAGCCACCAGGTGCCGATGGCCAGCAGCACGCCTGACACCCCGAGCTGGTAGGCGAGGGTCTTCTCCGCGGACGCGGAAGCGAGCCGGGTCGCGCGGATCGCCAGCGTGGTGGCGGCCCATAGCACCGCGGCCAGCACGCCGAGCGCGTCACCGATCCATTGCTTCGGCCCGATCGCGGGCTGCGTGAAGCCTTCGGCAAATGCGGCGGCCACGCCGCTGAACGCGAGCACGAGGCCGGCCGTCTGCACCCAGCCCAGCCGCTCCGAATGAGCGATGAAGGGCATGCCGAGTGCGACGATGAACGGCGCAAAGTAGATGAACACGATCATGCGCGAAGCGGTCGTGTACTGCAGGCCGATGAAGATGCAGGCGAACTCGCCCGCGAAGAGCGCGCCGGCGAGCAGGCCGCCGGGCAGCGTGCCGTCGCGCTGGAAGAGCGGGATGCGCCGCCACCACGCCCACAGCAGCACCAGCAGCACGCCGCCCAGGGAGCGGATCGTCGCCTGCACCAGCGGCGCCACTTCGCCGAGCGCCGCTTTCGCCGCCACCTGGTTCAAGCCCCAAAGAAAGCTGCAGCCAATGAGCGACACGACGGCGAGCGTGTCGAGGTGGGTCTTGCGGTCGGTCATGGGAAGCGGCGAGGCGCGGTGAGCCGGCGCAGCGCATGCGCGGCGAGGGCGAGCGTGGTGCCGGCCAGCACACCGGTCACGTGGGCGATGGGGGCGATGGCGATGTCCCAGCCGTCTTGCTGCTGCACCGCGCCGCGCCAGGGGGTCTCGCTGAGGATCTTGGCGACGAGGCCGGCGCACAGCGCGGCGGCGATCCAGCGTTGCCCACGCGTGCCGGTGATGAAGAGGTGCACCAACCCGATCGCGACGCCCGCGTGCACCACGCCCGAGAGGCCCCCGTAGTGGCGCAGCTCCGGTGCGAGCCAGAAGAACGCGAGGTGCGTAAGCGGCCAGGCCAGCGCCCAGCTGATCGTGGCCGAGGTCGGCAGGCGCGAGACCCAGCCGAAGGCGGCGGTGAGTGCCAGCCCGGTGAGGTTGCCGATCAGGTGCAGTCGGCTGTAGTGCACGAAGGCGGCACTCCACGCACGCCACGGGTCGTCGACGAGTGCATCGGGTCGCCACTCCAGCACCGCCCGTGCGGTGGGGCCGTGCGCGATCAGGCTGCCGGCCAGCAGCACCAGGGCCATGGCGCACCACGCGGCGCCGGGCCGATGTCGGTGATGGGGGCTCAAGCGAAGACCGTGCGCCACAACGCCAGCACGGCGTCGCGCTCGGCCGCGGCGCTGGCCGGGTCGACCTGCGTGGGCCGCTCGTCCAGGCGCGCCCGGTGTTGGGCACGGCGCAGCTCGCGGTAGGCATCGGCTGCGGCCGTGCCCACGCCGGCCGGCAGCAGGCCGCAGGCTTCGGCACGCTGCAGCAGGGCGATGTTGCCCACGTTGTCGAGCAGGCCCGGGTGCTGTTTGCCGTGCGCCAGCACCAGGTACTGGACCGCGAACTCGGCGTCGACCATGCCGCCTGGGCTGTGCTTCACGTCGAAGAAGCCTTCCTTCACCGGCCGCGCGGCACGCAGCTTCTCGCGCATCGACTGGATCTCGTCACGCAGCGCCAGCGGGTCGCGCTCGGCGCAGATCACGGCGCGCCGCACGGCCTCGAAGCGCGGGGCCAGGTCGGGTGCGCCGGCGCAGTAGCGGGCACGGGTGATGGCCTGGTGCTCCCAGGTCCAGGCGGTGTTGCTGCCGCGACCTTCCTGGTAGTTCTTGTACGAGCTGAGCGAGGTGACGAGCAGTCCCGAGTTGCCGTTGGGCCTGAGCGCCGTGTCGATGTCGAAGAGTTCGCCGGCGGCGGTGCGCGTGGTGAGCCAGTTGATGAGCTTGCGCACGAAGGCGCCATAGGCTTCGACGGCACGGTCGGTATCGGTCTCGGCGGTGTCGTCGAAGACGAACACGAGGTCGAGATCGCTACCGTAGCCGAGCTCCTTGCCGCCGAGCTTGCCATAGGCGATCACGCCGAACTGCGGCGTGTCGCGGTGGCGCTGCTTCAGGTGCTGCCAGGCCCAGTTGATGCAGCACTCGACGGTGGCGTCGGCCAGCGCCGAAAGGTCGTCGGCCACCTGTTCGACGGTGATGTGGCCTTCGACGTCGCGCACCAGGGTGCGGAAGACTTCGGCGTGGTGGGCGCGGCGCAGCGTGTCGAGCAGCGACTCTTCATCGGCCTGGTTGAAGCGGCCCCAGGCGTTGTGGCGGGCTTCGAGGTCGGCGATGTAGCTGTCGCGCTCGAAGCGGCCATGCAGCAATCGTTCATCGGCCAGCTCGTCGATCACGCCGGGGTGGCGCATCAGGAACTGCGCCGGCCAGCGCGCGAGGCCCAAGAGGCGCAACAACCGGTTCTGCACCTCGGGGCGTTCGACCAGCAGCGCGAGATAACTCTCGCGGCGCAGCAGCGGCTCCAGCCAGTCGATGAAGCGGCCGGCCGCTTCCTGGCTGCAGCCGCCATCGGCCACGGCCTGCGCCGCGCGCATCACG
Protein-coding regions in this window:
- a CDS encoding glutathione peroxidase encodes the protein MPLRPLLTALLALTAGSAQAADCPPLLKREVLRLQDEKPQNLCQYAGKVVVIVNTASFCGFTGQYKGLEALHTKYKDRGLVVLGFPSNDFSQEPGDNKAIAEFCENTYGVKFPMFVKARVAESAGAQRHPLYTDLKQISGEAPRWNFHKYVVARDGKTVHSFGSMTAPDSSTFVGTVEKLLDAK
- a CDS encoding ferritin-like domain-containing protein; amino-acid sequence: MLYPELFKQLEAVRWNMDTDIPWDQFDGSQLSEEQAQTIKMNAITEWSALPATEMFLRDNRDDSDFSAFMSVWFFEEQKHSLVLMEYLRRFRPDLVPTEQELHEVRFEFDPAPALETLMLHFCGEIRLNHWYRRAAEWHTEPVIKAIYETLARDEARHGGAYLRYMKRALQKFGDEARAAFAKVGVLMASARRTAQALHPTNLHVNEKLFPRDTIQSRLPDPKWLEQWLDKQIQFDAVWETKVVERILHNMSLLMERSFASVQELNRFRKEVTAAVAAKVAAGKPPGPLPA
- a CDS encoding glutathione S-transferase family protein, with the protein product MITLCGSTISNYYNKVKLVLLEKGIPFTEEMVKTGRTDEEVLKDSPLGKVPFIRTSQGAMCESQVIADYLEAAYPTPSLVPADPWQAAKVRELCTFIELHLELVARELHYKAFFGGELSEANQARIRKQLEKNIAGFKRLAKFSPYVAGDSFTLADCAAYPSLPLVSMATKAVYGEDLLATAGIDTRAYTKFIGERPSAQKVTADRKADQEKAKG
- the rfaE2 gene encoding D-glycero-beta-D-manno-heptose 1-phosphate adenylyltransferase, producing MSATFFDKLCPRAELPSRLAQLPRPMVFTNGVFDILHRGHVTYLAQARALGGSLVLGLNSDASARLLGKGPDRPLNAETDRACVLAALESVSLVTLFDEQTPVKLLKIVKPDLYVKGGDYDIETLAETKLLRSWGGDARAISFVDGYSTTSLVKRIRG
- a CDS encoding DMT family transporter, translating into MTDRKTHLDTLAVVSLIGCSFLWGLNQVAAKAALGEVAPLVQATIRSLGGVLLVLLWAWWRRIPLFQRDGTLPGGLLAGALFAGEFACIFIGLQYTTASRMIVFIYFAPFIVALGMPFIAHSERLGWVQTAGLVLAFSGVAAAFAEGFTQPAIGPKQWIGDALGVLAAVLWAATTLAIRATRLASASAEKTLAYQLGVSGVLLAIGTWWLGEPWPRTLSVMAGASLAYQTVVVVFASYLLWFWLVRHYPATRLAAFTLLTPVFGLLLGVLLLEEPLTLRLLLALAGVAVGMVLVNRK
- the rrtA gene encoding rhombosortase, producing MALVLLAGSLIAHGPTARAVLEWRPDALVDDPWRAWSAAFVHYSRLHLIGNLTGLALTAAFGWVSRLPTSATISWALAWPLTHLAFFWLAPELRHYGGLSGVVHAGVAIGLVHLFITGTRGQRWIAAALCAGLVAKILSETPWRGAVQQQDGWDIAIAPIAHVTGVLAGTTLALAAHALRRLTAPRRFP